Part of the Eleginops maclovinus isolate JMC-PN-2008 ecotype Puerto Natales chromosome 3, JC_Emac_rtc_rv5, whole genome shotgun sequence genome is shown below.
GCAAAAATGCTCACTTTAATGCACCAAGCCTTGGAAACTACATCACCCACACCACATAGCGCGTAAACGTCATCACAACAGGAAGTGTCAGAGGCTGGGCAGTGAGGCTGTGCAGCAGAACAGTGTggcaggagaggagaagagcaGTAAATCAGAGGTCTGAAAGGGAACTGTTCCCCTTCTGCCTGCGCCCATGGACGACGCCCAGGAACAACACCCCCCGAATAGGAAGACATAAATTTGACGGGCGAGGCTTTGTTCCCCCGGTTTCTCTCTCTGGATCGTTCACCTATAATGGAACGGGCGATGGAGCAGCTCAACGTACAGCTTAGCCGGCTGACCCGCTCCCTCCGCCGGGCCAGGACGGTGGAACTCCCGGAAGGTACAGGATGCTAACGGCTTTAGCTAGCACAGAGGAGCTGACAGggtaaacagagagactgaCAGGTGACAGCACCCTGCCTCTGTCTGTCGGTCTCTGAGTTCATTCTACAGACAGCAGGGAACATCACTGACATGTCTGTATCATATACTCTATAGGTCTGTATTCAGTGTATGACTATTGACTTTTACAGCCTACCATACAGCAGCTGCCACAAGgctcagtgttttgttttgacagcaCCGACtcatttaaaatacacttaaaacGTTGTGAAAAGTTACTGGAAtgttcttaaataaaaaataaataaaaagaagcacTAAGCCAACACAATGTCTTTTAGGTGTTTGCCAATAAATGATACACTTCATGTAACAGTAGTCTGGAATTTATGACTTTGGCATAatctattgttattatttactctgttattaaaataaaattacagACAGGTGTGATAGCGAAGGGTTGGGGGTTTGGTGTCTTGCTCAAAGATATTTTGGTCCAcccggggacttgaaccagtgtcCATTTGATTCTTAAGCCGCACACCTAGTCTCCAGTCTATTAATGGTGACTTATCATGACTGGTTTATTACTAAGATTTAGCAATATTTGACCTTCAATCACAAATATGAAATGGATAACCCAGGTGAGTTCAGTCTCATAACTCAGAAGGGGATCGTCTTGTTACATTTGTCCTGCTATGTCAAGTTCAATAGTCTCAAGGTCTATTCCTCCTCTGTTCCACCCTCCACAGACAATGAGACTGCAGTCTACACACTCATGCCGATGGTTATGGCTGACCAGCACAGGTAAGACAAAATGAGATTTGTATTAGCATCGACACACACTGATCTCCGAGCTAGAGGAAGAACGCATGTATCGTGGCATGCTTCGCCGCTTGTTCTCTTCCATATTAATGCTTCATTAAGTAGTCATTTACTcgttccttcctctctcctaaAGGTCAGTGTCAGAGTTGTTGCTCAACTCCAAGTTTGATGTGAACTATGCTTTTGGACGAGTGAAGAGGAGTCTTCTACACATCGCTGCCAAGTAAGATATGCTCTCTCATTTTATAGGTAGTACACCCTTGAAGTATGCCAGTACCCTCCTTCCTGTCCAACAGATTAAACTAAATTGCAACAAGATCTAAATCTTTTTTTGTGGTGCAGCCAGTAGTTGTGAAAACACAGTAGTCCCTATGAGAGGTAGGAGAGCCAACGGTAGCTTACTGCTGATATTTTGCATATCGACTGAGCCGATGTAAAAACTAGTGTCTTCCTtgtgttgtttgtctttgagaGACTTTTTGCAGTTGACATTTAGACTTGAAAATGTCCcaatcagtgttttctttttgtgcttTGTGCATCATTAGGTTTTTGTGTAAAGATACGATTGGTTATGACTCATCATTAATAGTATAGCATGTAGGGTTGTCCTCGAGTTAGCATGTTTCAAGTCGCACCGTAGTcgtatttatttctttatcagTTTTTCACTATTAATGTTTTCAGTTCTAAGGCTGAAAAGGAATGTTATTAGTAACATAACGtatcaaaaatattaaatcaagTGTAATTTGAAACTGTAATAATGagcctttaaaatataaatagaattCTACATGTGGTAAGCGCATTAGAGTCACAGTGCACGTACGAAGCGCTCCGCTTGTCAGCAGAAAAAACTGCaggacaaataataaaaaagggaagaTTATAAATACACACCAAATGGCACCACTAAAAAATATGCGCTGTTACTTCTACACAAATATACTTTTGGAACAATTTGTTCTTttagaatagaattactttattgatcccaatttgggaatttttttaaatgtagttaccatacaataaaataaaaaatatacacttgtgacaaaaaatgtacagaaaatattaacaaaaactaaatataaagcaggatgtaagatgtacaataagtgtgagaGGTGTGCAATAGTAATAGAATACatatagaatgtacagtaagtaatggtttaagtccagtggtcacagagaggctatggagcagagagttatctTTCAGCCAGAGGTGAGTTGCTATACAGGGTtgttgcagtgggcaggaatgttctcctgtatctggTTCAGGGTTTATATTGaaatacatccatctgtacactgaacatttaatttaattttaaacgTTTTTATAAATACTGATGTGTCGGTATTGAGCGGGGGGAGGGATTCTGTGTGCATTCAAGTGTTttcagctgctctctctctctctctctctctctctctctctctctctctctctctctctctctctcagctgtggctcagtggagTGTCTGGTTCTGCTGCTGAAGAGAGGAGCCAACCCAAACTACCAGGACATCTCCGGCTGCACCCCCCTGCACCTCGCTGCTAGGAACGGGTAAGAAAACCATGCTACATTGCTACATGCTCCGTTTAAATGTTTGTGCTGTGATCAGTATTAATCAAGGTATTGTCACACTTAACTACcatactcaagtaaatgtacttcattacaCTCCACCACTGAAACAGAGTGACTTTATGAAACTAACACTTCCCTCCACGCCTCCCTCAGACAGAAGAAGTGTATGGGAAAACTACTAGAATATAATGCTGATGTCAACATCTGCAACAACGAGGGTCTGACCGCTGTAAGTGTCCCCCGGCTGCAGCTCATATTGAATATCATTGTAATCCGCAATAGGCGAAGGGTTGTAGTGGTTTCAGGATAGTGACTGTCCATGTGACGCTGTGCTGCAGATCCACTGGCTGGCGGTGAACGGGAGGACGGAGCTTCTCCATGATCTGGTGCAGCACGTCACCAACGTGGACGTGGAGGACGCCATGGGGCAGACAGCTCTACACGTGGCCTGTCAGAACGGACACAAAACTGTGAGCCAATTAGAAACATCTCTTTAATTGTTACATACCAGTGTCACCATTCACTTTAGCTGCATGTGTTAAAGCGTTATTTATTAGGCTCTCAGGCCTTTGTGCTCTGTGGTGCGAGGGCATTAAGTGATGTGTTTAACTGGCAGTGTTGAGGCTTCACATCCCCTGTAAAGTCACTGTaggaaaaacatttctatttatttattttttcgtaattgacttttattgaacatttttgtaaaacattgtCACAGCATAATGTACATAGCATCTTTACAGAATCACATAAATCAGTTCATAGTCCTTTTCTGCAATGCCGGCACAAATAACAGATGAAGCAAACCgaaaaaataatatcaaagtTTTAGTAATGATTTTAGTAAGGATTATACTGCAGATATACAATATTTTAACTTTGTATTTCAAAAGCTGTGCTGTGGATACTTGGATCTGAAAGCACAATCCAAAGAGACAGTATTTGGATGGATCTACTGTCcaaacatgtgaaaatataCTAGACTCCCTGATAACCTTCTCTTTGATCATTCATCTATTACAAATTAGGAATGTAGATGGCAAAATAGTTTCtgtaaaatctttaaaatgattattaaaaaCATGGTGTTTTTGACCTCCGTTTGTTTCATCTTATTACCCAGTATGTTTCCAGtatgatgagtgtgtgttgtgtccgATAGACGGTGTTGTGTCTTCTGGACAGTGGAGCCGACATCAACCGCCCCAACGTCTCCGGAGCCACGCCTCTTTACTTCGCCTGCAGGTGAAGTCATCCGCCACTTCACTTTTAGACCTATAATGACCGTCTCGATACATATTATCCAGCAACACtatattgattatattatttCCAATAGGAAAAAGCAGTCTGTTCCAGTAGTAATGGATggaacatcatttaaaacaacagcaacacaagTGTATTTCCATTAACctgtctttaaacactgccagtaatgtgtttttatttcttactcCATCTTATCTTCACTGTTCAGGAGCAGATATACATTGACGCCTGAACATTACAATACTGTCAAACACTTTTAGAGAAAGACTTGGCTTTCACTTGATTTAATTCACATGTCACAATACATTATAAACTAAAGAACTGGTGCTAGTCCAACATTGTCCTGGAAGACttcaatgtcacacacacattggaaagGTTCCTGTCAAATGTTATCGGTCTATGGAATTGAGCTTACAAAATGACAGTTAGGCTATAAAAGAGTGATATCATTGCATGTAGATTTATAATATGTTCTGTTGGTTGCTGCTACACCCCCCTTCCACTATACTTAATGAATGTATGTGAAGGTGGTGTTAAGTGCATCACTTTGATCCAAAGTACAGTCAGGCCAGTCTTCTTTTTCACACAAGGTTTTGCAGGATCTTTTTCATAGAAATGCGTCATAAGGTgtctatgtatttttttaattgaactgaTTTATAGGATAGGACTGAGAGGACACAGTGGCAGTTTGGAAGTTTGGCAATTATAAGTTTCTGTCTGCATTTGTCTGGCAATTGTAAAGTAACAGTTTCCCATACATAGCTATAGCTATTTTAACTCTAATTAACTACAATAAATGGAAGAAAAGTTAGGCCTCTAAAACTAAACCCTAACAGTCACTCTGCATATGTGTTACGTCTTAAATGTAGCCAACGCAATATGTCAGACTTCAGCAGATTTTCCAGTAAATAATCTTCGATTTACTGGATAACAGAAACAATGATTGTATTTTTACCTGTCAAAAGATATTCTTAAATATCTTAAATGGTTAGTTTTGTATATCAGTGCCAGTGCTTGACACcattactgtgtttttctttagcCATGGCCAGAGAGACACGGCGCAGATCCTGCTCTCTCGATCAGCCAAATACCTCGCAGACAAGAATGGAGTCACTCCTCTGGAtctctgtgtgcaggtgagGGCACCACCTTATACATATTCATGCATTTTACACTCTTCCCTGTTACCGTTGTGTTCTTCCAGTCATGCACTTACTGTccccctttgtgtgtgttcagggtggATATGGGGAGACCTGTGAGATCCTCATCCAGCACCACGGCAGACTCTTCCAGACCCTCATACAGATGACACAAAatgaggaaatgaaagagaacATGGTTAGCCAAGCTTTTACTGTTCTTTCATTGATAAGCCCCTCTATAAACATGtattgtagtgtgtgtgtgtactgtatgtgtatctGTTCTTGTGAGAACCAATGGTTTAAAAACAACCTGTTTTGGGAGGACATTTTGGGTGGTCCTCACAAAATAATTCTGCTATGGCCTCCCATTCTTAATGCTGTTTCATTTTCAGCCAAAGTCCTCATAAAAATAGTTATTATGGAACTTGGTATTggaactttgtgtgtgtgtgtgtgtgtgtgtgtgtgtgtgtgtgtgtgtgtgtgtgtgtgtgtgtgtgtgtgtgtgtgtgtgtgtgtgtgtgtgtgtgtgtgtgtgtgtgtgtgtgtgtgtgtgtgtgtgtgtgtgtgtgtgtgtgtgtgtgtgtgtgtgtgtatttgtgtagcTCCGGCAGGTTCTGGAGCATGTCTCTCAGCAGAGTGACAGTCATTACCAGAGGATTCTGATCAGTCTTGCTGAAGTGGCTACCACCAATGGACATAAGCTCCTTAGGTATAATCGGACATATTTGATTCacttatttgttttagtttttctttggtTGCTTATGTATTGTTCTCAGTTAACTTAATGTTGTATTTCTTCAATCCATacataaacagaaatgtaaaaacagcaaTCTGTGGTTCTCATCAATTTAATCCATATTGCTTGTGATGTAAATACAGATTTAACCCACTACAGATTATTGAACAGTTTTATGTATTCTCTCTGTTCTAACTGATATCTTAATTCTTTAGTTTGGTAAGACAATTACATACTCTATGACCAACATACAATCATGCCTCCCTGCATTGTACTTGTTTTATCTGTGTCAGTGTGCTTGGTTTTGTGTATCTGCATTCAAATGAagctcctcttccctctctccacCCTTCAGCCTGTCCAGCAGTTATGAGGCTCAGATGAAGAGTCTGCTGAGAATCGTTCGTATTTTCTGCCATGTGTTCCTCCTGGGGCCTTCATCACCCAACAATGGCAATGATATGGGCTACAACGGCAACAAGACCCCTCGCAGCCAGGTGTTTAAGGTGAGTGGAGCTGTATGCGAATGTTACCAATCTGAATGGGCTGTGAAAGCACAATGCAGGAGCTGGGATTGAAGTCATATGCTCTGTGCTCTTGCAAAAGTgtgagaataaaacaaaaaaaatataaatatatatatatatcataatcTGAAGATATATGTTATAATAGACTAATGTAGTGCAATGTTTAAATCTGCAgcatacatcatttattttaatttttattatgGTTAACTTTTGATACAAAAGATACAATGCAAGTacaatatttttacaatttcaaaaaataatctttttGATTTCTTCCTGTTTGCACTGTGGAATGTATTGCTATCTAACTGACTTGCTcatttatcttatctttatgAAAACGTGACCTTTAAGAAACGTGAccattatcaaaatgtttatttattttattatttacttttttttactcaaatattaatatttagtatcTGCCAACCTATACTCCAGCTTTTAGaattaatattaaacaaaaaaggctGTCAGAGTAAGCAAAGAACCGAGCTAAAAGACTCCAAACGGTGCTGATAATGCATTGTGGGTTTGTTTCTAAAGTGCTGGAAGTCATTTGCCTATGCTGatattaatgcattaattaCAGCAGCTTTAAAGCATGAATGAGTGGGGTTTGAAAATGCTTTACTTTGGCAAGTCCTGGTGGCAGTATCACAATCAATGGCAAATAATCGTACTGACCTGACTGTATCCTCTGAACTGAAGCAGCACCATGAATTGACTCCGTTGGTTGCAGATGATTGCGAGGCAGATGGAGGTGGAGACCGTACAAAAAGATGAATGTTCCTGGACAGGTTCTGCTTTCTTTGATGTGAGCCATGGATATTTTCATCTTTTGCAATTAATCACAAACCTCTACATGTCAatgacattgacatgttgacatTTGGGAAGTATGATCTCTGGAACCCTGTATTCCCTTAATCCTACTCTCTATGGTTCTTCAGCTGGGTTTACCTTCCATCTGTCCCTGAGTGAACATCTGACGGATGATTTAATCTAATATATAATAACCTGTTTGAACATGTTTGGCCCTGTTGCATGTTGGTGGGTTTGAACAGGTGGGGCAATATGGTTCAAATGCTCTTTCATGCATTGCATTATTGAGTATGTTTGCATGATTGACACACTTGATATCTTgttatctatatatttatatcagaACATACATCCATTAAAGTGTTTCTAAtcttgtaaatgtaatttagttCTGCTCAAAGATTTCACACACTGCCTACACtaacatgacacaacagaaagattaaaggggccctattatgcttttgggctCTTCCCCTTTCCTGTcgagtgtttgtgcatgtcaattttctgcaatggctaaaatccctgtcttccctccagagggagtttctctaccTCAACTCTACGCTATCTATTCTAATTTCTTAAATCCCTTAATCACACGGTGATGAGGAATTAtaggctttttaaaaaggtttctaAAAGATTCTGCCCAGGCATAACCTAAAAACCCTCCTTATCATGCAGGATATTTTAAAGGGTTTGTTCACCCAAGTAACAAAAGAACATCCAGCCATTCAGATGGGTGTGGTTTTCAGACCACATGAAACAAGATATCAGCCCCCaccaaatacagtataatatttCTTCCATAGAACTGAAAACCATAGAATATGGACtatgcaaaggaaaaaaaacaaatgttcggCAACAGGATGTTCAATGTGGAGGCAAAATTAATCAGAGACGAGCATCTCAAAACCTGAATGGAATGTGTGTTGTAGATAGCCAGAAAGGTAAGtaaggaaaaatgttttttgtaattttgaTAAACCATACTAATACAACCAACTTCTATGCTGCTTTAGTCTGAATTTGGTCATTCTCTGGAGCTTTTGCTTCTGAATTAAGCTTTGTAAATGTCTTCAGGGATCTCTTACCTCCTGTGTCTCTCCCCAGCCGCTGGAGCTGCTGTGGCACTCCCTGGACGAGTGGCTGGTGCTTATCTCCACAGAGCTGGACAGGAACAGGAAAAACCcatcctcctcgtcctccagcAGCGAGATAGCCTCTCTGCTCCTCAAACAGCGGGAGGTGGAGCACCCGGGCTCCACGCCAAAGCTGCCCTCCCTGCTCGACCCTCAGACGGTGATGGAGACGGAGGTGTACGCGGATGGGGAAGACGTTATCTCCATGACAGCCAGCCGC
Proteins encoded:
- the hace1 gene encoding E3 ubiquitin-protein ligase HACE1 isoform X1, encoding MERAMEQLNVQLSRLTRSLRRARTVELPEDNETAVYTLMPMVMADQHRSVSELLLNSKFDVNYAFGRVKRSLLHIAANCGSVECLVLLLKRGANPNYQDISGCTPLHLAARNGQKKCMGKLLEYNADVNICNNEGLTAIHWLAVNGRTELLHDLVQHVTNVDVEDAMGQTALHVACQNGHKTTVLCLLDSGADINRPNVSGATPLYFACSHGQRDTAQILLSRSAKYLADKNGVTPLDLCVQGGYGETCEILIQHHGRLFQTLIQMTQNEEMKENMLRQVLEHVSQQSDSHYQRILISLAEVATTNGHKLLSLSSSYEAQMKSLLRIVRIFCHVFLLGPSSPNNGNDMGYNGNKTPRSQVFKMIARQMEVETVQKDECSWTGSAFFDPLELLWHSLDEWLVLISTELDRNRKNPSSSSSSSEIASLLLKQREVEHPGSTPKLPSLLDPQTVMETEVYADGEDVISMTASRLSAVIQAFYMCCSCQMPQGMTSPRFIEFVCKHDEVLKCFVTRNPKIIFNHFHFLLECPELMSRFMHIIKGQPFKDRCEWFYEHLLAGQPDSDMVHRPVNENDILLIHRDSIFRSSCEMVSKSTNEKLKQGIAVRFHGEEGMGQGVVREWFDVLSNEIINPDYGLFTQSADGTTFQPNSNSSVNPDHLNYFQFAGQILGLALYHRQLVNIYFTRSFYKHILGIPVNYQDVSSIDPEYAKNLQWILDNDISDLGLELTFSVETDVFGAMEEVPLKLGGTSILVTQDNKAEYVQLVTELRMTRAIQPQINAFLQGFHTFIPPSLIQLFDEYELELLLSGMPEMDVQDWYRNTEYTSGYDPQEPVIKWFWEVVHSLTQEERVLLLQFVTGSSRVPHGGFAFLMGGSGLQKFTVAAMPFTSNLLPTSSTCINMLKLPEYPSQEVLRDRLLVALHCGSYGYTMA
- the hace1 gene encoding E3 ubiquitin-protein ligase HACE1 isoform X3 produces the protein MERAMEQLNVQLSRLTRSLRRARTVELPEDNETAVYTLMPMVMADQHRSVSELLLNSKFDVNYAFGRVKRSLLHIAANCGSVECLVLLLKRGANPNYQDISGCTPLHLAARNGQKKCMGKLLEYNADVNICNNEGLTAIHWLAVNGRTELLHDLVQHVTNVDVEDAMGQTALHVACQNGHKTTVLCLLDSGADINRPNVSGATPLYFACSHGQRDTAQILLSRSAKYLADKNGVTPLDLCVQGGYGETCEILIQHHGRLFQTLIQMTQNEEMKENMLRQVLEHVSQQSDSHYQRILISLAEVATTNGHKLLSLSSSYEAQMKSLLRIVRIFCHVFLLGPSSPNNGNDMGYNGNKTPRSQVFKMIARQMEVETVQKDECSWTGSAFFDPLELLWHSLDEWLVLISTELDRNRKNPSSSSSSSEIASLLLKQREVEHPGSTPKLPSLLDPQTVMETEVYADGEDVISMTASRLSAVIQAFYMCCSCQMPQGMTSPRFIEFVCKHDEVLKCFVTRNPKIIFNHFHFLLECPELMSRFMHIIKGQPFKDRCEWFYEHLLAGQPDSDMVHRPVNENDILLIHRDSIFRSSCEMVSKSTNEKLKQGIAVRFHGEEGMGQGVVREWFDVLSNEIINPDYGLFTQSADGTTFQPNSNSSVNPDHLNYFQFAGQILGLALYHRQLVNIYFTRSFYKHILGIPVNYQDVSSIDPEYAKNLQWILDNDISDLGLELTFSVETDVFGAMEEVPLKLGGTSILVTQDNKELLLSGMPEMDVQDWYRNTEYTSGYDPQEPVIKWFWEVVHSLTQEERVLLLQFVTGSSRVPHGGFAFLMGGSGLQKFTVAAMPFTSNLLPTSSTCINMLKLPEYPSQEVLRDRLLVALHCGSYGYTMA